The Streptomyces sp. NBC_01298 genome contains the following window.
GAGCCGGCGATCTCGACCGCGCCGACCGCCGCCACCTTGAGGCCGCGTCCCGGGAGGACGATCGCCCGGGTCAGGTAGGCCGCGAAGGGGAGGGCCAGCCATGGGGAGAGGCAGGCCGCCAGGAGGGTGGCCGCCGCGTGGTAGGTCACCGAACCTCGGTAGTACGTACGGGAGTTCCGCTCCCTGATCATGGTCTTCACGTACGGGACCGTGCCCGCGAAGTACAGCAGGCAGGCGGCGGCCGGTGCCCAGGGGAGACCGCCGCCGCCCAGCCGCGCCGCCACCAGGAGCATCCCGCACGCCGGGACCACCGCGACCAGTCCGTTGGCCAGGGCCCGCTCGCGGTTGTTCCGCGCGAACCAGGAGTTCACCACCACGAAGGGCGCCGCCGCGGCGCCCGCGAGCAGCAGCCAGGGGTGGAGCGCCGCGA
Protein-coding sequences here:
- a CDS encoding YwiC-like family protein; this encodes MPPKKASWIPDQHGAWAMLTVPFLAGTFLAPRPCRQHALLLAAWLLGYAAVFHAQQWLRLRRVAARRPAVARRRVRPALVLGAATALAGIPLAALHPWLLLAGAAAAPFVVVNSWFARNNRERALANGLVAVVPACGMLLVAARLGGGGLPWAPAAACLLYFAGTVPYVKTMIRERNSRTYYRGSVTYHAAATLLAACLSPWLALPFAAYLTRAIVLPGRGLKVAAVGAVEIAGSAALLASLLLVF